In the genome of Phlebotomus papatasi isolate M1 chromosome 2, Ppap_2.1, whole genome shotgun sequence, one region contains:
- the LOC129804382 gene encoding 60S ribosomal protein L29, with the protein MAKSKNHTNHNQNRKAHRNGIKRPTRKLHESTLGMCAKFLRNQRFAKKGNVPRSEALKRYEERKKANKPKPIKL; encoded by the exons ATGGCCAAGTCCAAGAATCATACAAATCACAATCAGA ATCGCAAAGCTCATCGCAATGGTATCAAACGCCCAACGAGGAAACTGCATGAGTCTACGCTTGGT ATGTGCGCCAAATTCCTCCGGAATCAGCGGTTCGCCAAGAAGGGTAATGTCCCCAGGTCAGAAGCCTTGAAACGCTATGAGGAGCGTAAGAAGGCCAACAAGCCCAAACCCATCAAGCTATAA